From Taeniopygia guttata chromosome 29, bTaeGut7.mat, whole genome shotgun sequence, a single genomic window includes:
- the TUBA1B gene encoding tubulin alpha-1B chain isoform X1 produces the protein MRECISIHVGQAGVQIGNACWELYCLEHGIQPDGQMPSDKTIGGGDDSFNTFFSETGAGKHVPRAVFVDLEPTVIDEVRTGTYRQLFHPEQLITGKEDAANNYARGHYTIGKEIIDLVLDRIRKLADQCTGLQGFLVFHSFGGGTGSGFTSLLMERLSVDYGKKSKLEFSIYPAPQVSTAVVEPYNSILTTHTTLEHSDCAFMVDNEAIYDICRRNLDIERPTYTNLNRLISQIVSSITASLRFDGALNVDLTEFQTNLVPYPRIHFPLATYAPVISAEKAYHEQLSVAEITNACFEPANQMVKCDPRHGKYMACCLLYRGDVVPKDVNAAIATIKTKRSIQFVDWCPTGFKVGINYQPPTVVPGGDLAKVQRAVCMLSNTTAIAEAWARLDHKFDLMYAKRAFVHWYVGEGMEEGEFSEAREDMAALEKDYEEVGVDSVEGEGEEEGEEY, from the exons ATG CGCGAGTGCATCTCCATCCACGTGGGCCAAGCGGGCGTGCAGATCGGCAATGCCTGCTGGGAGCTGTACTGCCTGGAGCACGGCATCCAGCCCGACGGGCAGATGCCCAGCGACAAGACCATCGGCGGGGGGGACGACTCCTTCAACACCTTCTTCAGCGAGACGGGCGCCGGCAAGCACGTGCCCCGGGCCGTGTTCGTGGACCTGGAGCCCACGGTGATCG ACGAGGTGCGCACCGGGACCTACCGGCAGCTCTTCCACCCCGAGCAGCTGATCACGGGCAAGGAGGATGCGGCCAACAACTACGCCCGCGGGCACTACACCATCGGGAAGGAGATCATCGACCTGGTCCTTGACCGCATCCGCAAGCTG GCTGACCAGtgcacagggctgcagggcttCCTGGTGTTCCACAGCTTTGGCGGTGGCACCGGCTCTGGCTTCACCTCGCTGCTGATGGAGCGGCTCTCTGTCGACTACGGCAAGAAGTCCAAGCTGGAGTTCTCCATCTACCCGGCCCCGCAGGTGTCCACGGCCGTGGTGGAGCCCTACAACTCCATCCTCACCACCCACACCACCCTGGAGCACTCCGACTGTGCCTTCATGGTGGACAACGAGGCCATCTACGACATCTGCCGCCGCAACCTGGACATCGAGCGTCCCACCTACACCAACCTGAACCGCCTCATCAGCCAGATTGTGTCCTCCATCACGGCCTCGCTGCGCTTTGACGGAGCCCTGAATGTCGACCTGACGGAATTCCAGACCAACCTGGTGCCCTACCCCCGCATCCACTTCCCGCTGGCCACCTACGCCCCGGTCATCTCTGCTGAGAAGGCTTATCACGAGCAGCTCTCGGTGGCCGAGATCACCAACGCCTGCTTCGAGCCGGCCAACCAGATGGTCAAGTGCGACCCACGGCACGGCAAGTACATGGCGTGCTGCCTGCTGTACCGCGGGGACGTGGTGCCCAAGGATGTCAACGCCGCCATCGCCACCATCAAGACCAAGCGTAGCATCCAGTTTGTGGACTGGTGCCCCACTGGTTTCAAGGTGGGCATCAACTACCAGCCGCCCACGGTGGTGCCCGGGGGCGACCTGGCCAAGGTGCAGCGCGCCGTGTGCATGCTGAGCAACACCACGGCCATCGCCGAGGCCTGGGCCCGCCTGGACCACAAGTTTGACCTGATGTACGCCAAGCGGGCGTTCGTGCACTGGTACGTGGGGGAGGGCATGGAGGAGGGCGAGTTCTCGGAGGCCCGTGAGGATATGGCTGCCCTGGAGAAGGATTATGAGGAGGTGGGGGTGGATTCTgtggaaggggaaggagaggaggaaggggaggaataCTAA
- the LOC115491411 gene encoding tubulin alpha-1A chain produces the protein MRECISIHVGQAGVQIGNACWELYCLEHGIQPDGQMPSDKTIGGGDDSFNTFFSETGAGKHVPRAVFVDLEPTVIDEVRTGTYRQLFHPEQLITGKEDAANNYARGHYTIGKEIIDLVLDRIRKLADQCTGLQGFLVFHSFGGGTGSGFTSLLMERLSVDYGKKSKLEFSIYPAPQVSTAVVEPYNSILTTHTTLEHSDCAFMVDNEAIYDICRRNLDIERPTYTNLNRLIGQIVSSITASLRFDGALNVDLTEFQTNLVPYPRIHFPLATYAPVISAEKAYHEQLSVAEITNACFEPANQMVKCDPRHGKYMACCLLYRGDVVPKDVNAAIATIKTKRTIQFVDWCPTGFKVGINYQPPTVVPGGDLAKVQRAVCMLSNTTAIAEAWARLDHKFDLMYAKRAFVHWYVGEGMEEGEFSEAREDMAALEKDYEEVGVDSVEGEGEEEGEEY, from the exons CGCGAGTGCATCTCCATCCACGTGGGCCAAGCGGGCGTGCAGATCGGCAATGCCTGCTGGGAGCTGTACTGCCTGGAGCACGGCATCCAGCCCGACGGGCAGATGCCCAGCGACAAGACCATCGGCGGGGGGGACGACTCCTTCAACACCTTCTTCAGCGAGACGGGCGCCGGCAAGCACGTGCCCCGGGCCGTGTTCGTGGACCTGGAGCCCACGGTGATCG ACGAGGTGCGCACCGGGACCTACCGGCAGCTCTTCCACCCCGAGCAGCTGATCACGGGCAAGGAGGATGCGGCCAACAACTACGCCCGCGGGCACTACACCATCGGGAAGGAGATCATCGACCTGGTTCTTGACCGTATCCGCAAGCTG GCTGACCAGtgcacagggctgcagggcttCCTGGTGTTCCACAGCTTTGGCGGTGGCACCGGCTCTGGCTTCACCTCGCTGCTGATGGAGCGGCTCTCTGTCGACTACGGCAAGAAGTCCAAGCTGGAGTTCTCCATCTACCCGGCCCCGCAGGTGTCCACGGCCGTGGTGGAGCCCTATAACTCCATCCTCACCACCCACACCACCCTGGAGCACTCCGACTGTGCCTTCATGGTGGACAACGAGGCCATCTACGACATCTGCCGCCGCAACCTGGACATCGAGCGTCCCACCTACACCAACCTCAACAGGTTGATAGGCCAGATCGTGTCCTCCATCACGGCCTCGCTGCGCTTTGACGGAGCCCTGAATGTCGACCTGACAGAATTCCAGACCAACCTGGTGCCCTACCCCCGCATCCACTTCCCGCTGGCCACCTACGCCCCGGTCATCTCTGCTGAGAAGGCTTATCACGAGCAGCTCTCGGTGGCCGAGATCACCAACGCCTGCTTCGAGCCGGCCAACCAGATGGTCAAGTGCGACCCACGGCACGGCAAGTACATGGCGTGCTGCCTGCTGTACCGCGGGGACGTGGTGCCCAAGGATGTCAACGCCGCCATCGCCACCATCAAGACCAAGCGCACCATCCAGTTTGTGGACTGGTGCCCCACTGGTTTCAAGGTGGGCATCAACTACCAGCCGCCCACGGTGGTGCCCGGGGGCGACCTGGCCAAGGTGCAGCGCGCCGTGTGCATGCTGAGCAACACCACGGCCATCGCCGAGGCCTGGGCCCGCCTGGACCACAAGTTTGACCTGATGTACGCCAAGCGGGCGTTCGTGCACTGGTACGTGGGGGAGGGCATGGAGGAGGGCGAGTTCTCGGAGGCCCGTGAGGATATGGCTGCCCTGGAGAAGGATTATGAGGAGGTGGGGGTGGATTCTGtggaaggggagggagaggaggaaggggaggaataCTAA
- the TUBA1B gene encoding tubulin alpha-1B chain (The RefSeq protein has 2 substitutions compared to this genomic sequence), producing MPSDKTIGGGDDSFNTFFSETGAGKHVPRAVFVDLEPTVIDEVRTGTYRQLFHPEQLITGKEDAANNYARGHYTIGKEIIDLVLDRIRKLADQCTGLQGFLVFHSFGGGTGSGFTSLLMERLSVDYGKKSKLEFSIYPAPQVSTAVVEPYNSILTTHTTLEHSDCAFMVDNEAIYDICRRNLDIERPTYTNLNRLISQIVSSITASLRXDGALNVDLTEIQTNLVPYPRIHFPLATYAPVISAEKAYHEQLSVAEITNACFEPANQMVKCDPRHGKYMACCLLYRGDVVPKDVNAAIATIKTKRSIQFVDWCPTGFKVGINYQPPTVVPGGDLAKVQRAVCMLSNTTAIAEAWARLDHKFDLMYAKRAFVHWYVGEGMEEGEFSEAREDMAALEKDYEEVGVDSVEGEGEEEGEEY from the exons ATGCCCAGCGACAAGACCATCGGCGGGGGGGACGACTCCTTCAACACCTTCTTCAGCGAGACGGGCGCCGGCAAGCACGTGCCCCGGGCCGTGTTCGTGGACCTGGAGCCCACGGTGATCG ACGAGGTGCGCACCGGGACCTACCGGCAGCTCTTCCACCCCGAGCAGCTGATCACGGGCAAGGAGGATGCGGCCAACAACTACGCCCGCGGGCACTACACCATCGGGAAGGAGATCATCGACCTGGTCCTTGACCGCATCCGCAAGCTG GCTGACCAGtgcacagggctgcagggcttCCTGGTGTTCCACAGCTTTGGCGGTGGCACCGGCTCTGGCTTCACCTCGCTGCTGATGGAGCGGCTCTCTGTCGACTACGGCAAGAAGTCCAAGCTGGAGTTCTCCATCTACCCGGCCCCGCAGGTGTCCACGGCCGTGGTGGAGCCCTACAACTCCATCCTCACCACCCACACCACCCTGGAGCACTCCGACTGTGCCTTCATGGTGGACAACGAGGCCATCTACGACATCTGCCGCCGCAACCTGGACATCGAGCGTCCCACCTACACCAACCTGAACCGCCTCATCAGCCAGATTGTGTCCTCCATCACGGCCTCGCTGCGCTTTGACGGAGCCCTGAATGTCGACCTGACGGAATTCCAGACCAACCTGGTGCCCTACCCCCGCATCCACTTCCCGCTGGCCACCTACGCCCCGGTCATCTCTGCTGAGAAGGCTTATCACGAGCAGCTCTCGGTGGCCGAGATCACCAACGCCTGCTTCGAGCCGGCCAACCAGATGGTCAAGTGCGACCCACGGCACGGCAAGTACATGGCGTGCTGCCTGCTGTACCGCGGGGACGTGGTGCCCAAGGATGTCAACGCCGCCATCGCCACCATCAAGACCAAGCGTAGCATCCAGTTTGTGGACTGGTGCCCCACTGGTTTCAAGGTGGGCATCAACTACCAGCCGCCCACGGTGGTGCCCGGGGGCGACCTGGCCAAGGTGCAGCGCGCCGTGTGCATGCTGAGCAACACCACGGCCATCGCCGAGGCCTGGGCCCGCCTGGACCACAAGTTTGACCTGATGTACGCCAAGCGGGCGTTCGTGCACTGGTACGTGGGGGAGGGCATGGAGGAGGGCGAGTTCTCGGAGGCCCGTGAGGATATGGCTGCCCTGGAGAAGGATTATGAGGAGGTGGGGGTGGATTCTgtggaaggggaaggagaggaggaaggggaggaataCTAA